In one Alnus glutinosa chromosome 14, dhAlnGlut1.1, whole genome shotgun sequence genomic region, the following are encoded:
- the LOC133857812 gene encoding G-type lectin S-receptor-like serine/threonine-protein kinase LECRK3, with protein sequence MDFITLFLVVSVFFTASAQQMESNVSRGSSLTPTTNSTWSSHSGLYAFGFYKRGNGYAVGIFIAGIPEKTVVWTANRDDPPVSSNVTLRFASDGRLVLELAQEQVAVVADSSGSASASMLNSGNFVIYNSDRKIIWKSFEHPTDTILPSQRLLAGKELFSSISDTDHSTGVFRLKMQHDGNLVQYPVDTPDTAPYSYYSTVTFGSGDNVTLNMDTDGYLYLLNATNFNIRNLTNGGYPTAETIYLARLDADGIFRLYSHDLILNGKWSIVWSSSSDQCDPKGLCGLNGFCVPNDLKAECECLPGFEMVQQGNWTAGCERNFTAESCKSKNGDITYNMQEVPNTKWEDVSYSALTVPFKDSCKQACLEDCNCEAALFKDRTCRKQRLPLRYGRRQLTDSNIAFIKVSTSTPSAPTTQNGNMPKENKKKVRVYILIISASIGAFGCMMLVISGIVFYKNHFRYRKLSCNGTVELSDDFALRSFTYSELEKVTDGFREEVGRGAFGAVFKGTMLNCQKVVAVKRLEKVLAEGEREFQTEMKVIGRTHHRNLVRLLGYCHDGIHRLLVYEYMSNGSLADILFTPEKQPCWDERMGIARNVARGILYLHEECEQQIIHCDIKPQNILMDESGCAKICDFGLAKLLKQDQTNTFTGIRGTKGYVAPEWHRKLPITMKADVYSYGILLLEIICCRKCVDWNLPEEEAVLEEWVYHCFEVGDLTKLVVNEEADKKQVDRMVKLGLWCIQDEPSLRPSMKKVLLMLEGTVDIPIPPSPNSFLSAI encoded by the coding sequence ATGGATTTCATCACTCTGTTTCTTGTTGTCTCTGTATTCTTCACTGCTTCAGCTCAACAAATGGAGTCTAATGTGAGCCGAGGCTCTTCTCTAACACCCACCACAAACTCAACGTGGTCGTCACATTCTGGCCTCTATGCCTTCGGATTTTACAAGCGAGGAAATGGCTACGCTGTCGGGATTTTTATTGCTGGAATTCCTGAGAAGACTGTTGTCTGGACTGCAAACCGTGATGACCCACCTGTCTCCAGCAATGTTACCTTGCGTTTCGCAAGCGATGGCAGGCTTGTCCTTGAATTGGCACAAGAGCAGGTTGCCGTCGTAGCTGATTCTTCTGGGTCTGCTTCGGCTTCTATGCTTAACTCGGGCAATTTTGTCATCTACAATTCAGATCGAAAAATAATATGGAAGAGTTTTGAGCACCCGACTGATACAATTCTACCCAGTCAACGTCTCTTAGCAGGTAAAGAGCTGTTTTCTAGTATTTCAGACACCGATCACTCAACGGGTGTCTTCCGTCTGAAGATGCAACATGATGGAAACCTAGTTCAGTACCCGGTCGATACTCCAGACACGGCTCCATATTCTTACTATTCGACTGTGACATTTGGCTCTGGAGATAACGTGACGCTAAACATGGATACTGATGGGTATCTCTACTTGCTAAACGCTACTAATTTCAACATTAGGAATCTAACGAATGGAGGATATCCTACAGCAGAAACTATTTACCTCGCGAGACTTGATGCTGATGGGATATTCCGGCTGTACTCACATGATCTGATACTGAACGGAAAATGGTCAATTGTATGGTCATCTTCATCTGATCAGTGTGATCCTAAGGGTCTTTGCGGATTAAATGGTTTTTGTGTTCCAAACGATCTGAAGGCTGAATGTGAATGTCTTCCGGGATTCGAAATGGTCCAACAGGGCAACTGGACTGCTGGCTGCGAGAGGAATTTCACTGCAGAAAGTTGCAAAAGCAAAAATGGAGATATTACATACAACATGCAAGAAGTGCCTAACACCAAATGGGAAGATGTTTCATATTCTGCTTTGACAGTGCCATTCAAAGATTCTTGCAAACAAGCCTGTTTGGAGGACTGTAATTGTGAAGCTGCGCTATTCAAAGACAGGACGTGCCGAAAACAAAGGCTTCCATTGAGATATGGGAGAAGGCAACTGACTGATTCAAACATTGCTTTCATCAAGGTAAGTACGTCTACACCGTCTGCACCCACTACTCAAAATGGAAATATGccgaaagaaaacaagaaaaaggttCGAGTGTACATCCTAATTATTAGTGCTTCAATTGGTGCTTTTGGATGCATGATGTTGGTAATTTCCGGAATTGTGTTTTACAAAAACCATTTCCGGTATAGAAAACTCTCTTGTAATGGAACTGTTGAACTCAGTGACGATTTTGCTCTACGATCGTTCACTTATTCAGAACTGGAAAAAGTGACGGATGGTTTCAGGGAAGAGGTTGGTAGAGGAGCATTCGGGGCAGTTTTTAAAGGGACGATGTTAAATTGCCAGAAGGTCGTAGCTGTAAAAAGACTAGAGAAAGTGTTAGCTGAAGGGGAAAGAGAGTTTCAAACAGAGATGAAAGTTATTGGGAGAACGCATCACAGAAACCTAGTTCGTCTGCTCGGGTATTGCCATGACGGAATTCATAGGCTTTTGGTATACGAGTACATGAGCAACGGGTCACTTGCAGATATACTCTTCACACCAGAAAAACAGCCTTGTTGGGATGAAAGAATGGGAATTGCTCGCAATGTAGCAAGGGGGATTCTTTATCTCCATGAAGAGTGTGAGCAACAGATCATTCACTGTGACATAAAGCCTCAAAACATTCTCATGGACGAGTCTGGTTGTGCAAAAATCTGTGACTTTGGATTGGCAAAGCTGCTCAAGCAAGACCAAACCAATACCTTTACCGGCATTAGAGGGACAAAGGGGTATGTTGCACCAGAATGGCATCGAAAACTGCCCATCACAATGAAAGCAGATGTTTACAGCTACGGCATTTTGCTCTTGGAGATCATATGTTGTCGAAAGTGTGTAGACTGGAATCTACCCGAAGAAGAAGCTGTTCTTGAAGAATGGGTGTACCATTGTTTTGAAGTTGGAGACCTAACTAAATTAGTTGTGAATGAAGAGGCTGATAAGAAACAAGTAGATAGAATGGTTAAACTAGGACTCTGGTGCATTCAGGATGAACCGTCACTTCGGCCGTCAATGAAGAAGGTTTTGCTTATGTTGGAAGGGACTGTTGATATTCCAATTCCACCAAGCCCTAACTCTTTCCTAAGTGCAATATAG